In the Helianthus annuus cultivar XRQ/B chromosome 11, HanXRQr2.0-SUNRISE, whole genome shotgun sequence genome, one interval contains:
- the LOC110888260 gene encoding glutamic acid-rich protein-like, with protein sequence MICKIDNPAYVAPENDAWRHENSNSENEDDKIREMQEKKIRYWFVKDGKRKRTLKTSPVVPVPKVFLQRLAFKAITSKIGCRGKVQLKKKPQKKRKDSDEEDSTYTPTGEEKKKLKRKAVQTGVIPRNIRARKGGASMPESQSGKSEKHVATSKGPEAEKPEVQKKAGAGDDEVEIDEVRVSSPPPPPPESKPIPQEAESSKPKKTVLPDLFEGFPNIHGEYKDDILSREEFDMFHDAFVKALEKKVSILEKEKAKAEADRDELKKQLEELTKENEEIRPVMIKQAKKLKKMEGDVDDNANLFELLTTEISDLHVKNVKLKDINKTLNQLISELHEASANEFKAMKLEMEALRADTVVKDEQLNMLYTVMEHYLGIDVQSIYNNIKIKRVAERRIEREKRLAEEATQRKKDVIIETQEAGGSSSQADVETIDVEADQAQGFVLVGEATSLSYSYDDIIRLKVEKEEEKEDEDLDNVLDAVDNYDRSWDDLIDKDDDEDQGSTGLLIVNPSVQQKIDDFMNDEINEKDDD encoded by the exons ATGATTTGCAAGATTGATAATCCCGCATATGTTGCTCCTGAAAACGATGCATGGAGACATGAAAATAGCAATTCAGAGAATGAAGATGATAAGATAAGGGAGATGCAAGAGAAAAAGATCAGATATTGGTTTGTGAAAGATGGAAAAAGAAAGAGAACTCTAAAAACATCCCCAGTTGTACCTGTTCCTAAAGTGTTCCTCCAAAGATT GGCCTTCAAAGCAATCACCTCCAAGATTG GTTGTCGTGGAAAGGTTCAGTTGAAAAAGAAGCCtcagaagaaaagaaaagattcTGATGAAGAGGATTCTACATATACGCCAACAGGagaagagaaaaagaagttaaaaCGAAAAGCTGTTCAAACAGGCGTCATTCCAAGAAACATCAGGGCAAGGAAAGGAGGTGCATCTATGCCAGAAAGTCAAAGTGGAAAGAGTGAGAAGCATGTTGCAACTTCTAAGGGTCCTGAAGCTGAAAAA CCTGAGGTTCAAAAGAAAGCAGGAGCAGGTGATGATGAAGTTGAAATTGACGAAGTAAGGGTttcctcaccaccaccaccaccaccagaaaGTAAACCCATTCCACAGGAAGCTGAAAGTTCAAAGCCAAAGAAAACAGTTCTTCCTGATCTATTTGAGGGTTTTCCCAACATTCACGGTGAATACAAAGATGATATTCTTTCTAGagaagagtttgatatgtttcaTGATGCATTTGTTAAAGCTCTGGAGAAGAAAGTTAGTATTCTTGAGAAAGAAAAAGCCAAAGCTGAGGCTGATCGTGATGAATTGAAGAAGCAACTTGAAGAGTTGACGAAAGAAAATGAAGAGATAAGGCCTGTCATGATCAAACAAGCGAAGAAGTTAAAGAAAATGGAAGGTGATGTTGATGATAATGCAAATCTGTTTGAGCTTCTAACAACAGAAATTTCTGATCTGCATGTGAAGAATGTGAAGTTAAAAGATATAAATAAGACGCTGAATCAACTGATAAGTGAACTTCATGAAGCGTCGGCAAATGAATTCAAAGCAATGAAGCTAGAAATGGAAGCTCTGAGGGCTGATACAGTTGTGAAGGATGAACAGCTCAACATGTTGTACACTGTTATGGAACATTATCTGGGAATCGACGTTCAATCCATCTACAACAATATAAAGATCAAAAGAGTTGCGGAACGAAGGATTGAGAGAGAAAAGAGGTTGGCCGAGGAAGCTACTCAAAGAAAGAAAGATGTTATCATTGAGACTCAAGAAGCTGGTGGATCTTCGAGTCAAGCTGACGTTGAGACGATTGATGTTGAAGCTGATCAAGCTCAAGGATTCGTACTTGTTGGTGAAGCTACTTCTCTTTCTTACAGTTATGATGACATTATACGTCTT AAAgtagaaaaggaagaagagaaagaagatgaagatttggACAATGTCCTTGATGCCGTTGATAACTATGATCGTTCATGGGATGATTTGATAGacaaagatgatgatgaagatcaaGGCTCGACGGGATTATTGATTGTGAACCCCTCTGTTCAACAGAAGATTGATGACTTTATGAATGATGAAATCAACGAAAAAGATGATGATTAA